A region of Streptomyces halobius DNA encodes the following proteins:
- the nagA gene encoding N-acetylglucosamine-6-phosphate deacetylase has product MAQQQSAGQPSDARRTVLAGARIARPSGVVDNGRITVEGGRIAGIHSRDGDRAGHGRRRGDHRPGEAPAVLDLTDHLIVPGFVDMHVHGGGGGSFSSADPDECRTVIGTHRRHGTTSMVASTVTGGLDDLARQAGVLAELVEDGELAGVHFEGPFISTHRCGAHQPELLRDPDPADVRKLLDAARGTARMMTLAPELPGGLESVRLLADAGVIAAVGHTDSSYDATREAIDAGATVATHLFNAMPGLGHRAPGPVAALLEDERVTVELINDGTHLHAAVLQLAFRSAGAGRVAFITDAMGAAGMSDGSYPLGPMRVEVTDGVARISEGPTAGSIAGSTLTLDRVFRRAVTFDGLTVDQAVQALSANPAHLLGIDDRTGSLEPGKDADLVVLDDRYELAGVMRRGEWLVTPPGV; this is encoded by the coding sequence ATGGCACAGCAACAATCCGCGGGACAGCCCTCGGACGCCCGGCGTACCGTCCTCGCGGGCGCCCGGATCGCCCGGCCGTCCGGTGTCGTCGACAACGGCCGGATCACGGTCGAGGGCGGCCGCATCGCCGGGATCCACAGCCGGGACGGCGACCGCGCCGGGCACGGCCGGCGGCGCGGCGACCACCGTCCGGGCGAGGCGCCGGCCGTCCTCGACCTGACGGACCATCTGATCGTCCCCGGCTTCGTCGACATGCATGTGCACGGCGGAGGCGGCGGCTCCTTCTCGTCCGCCGACCCGGACGAATGCCGCACCGTCATCGGCACCCACCGCCGGCACGGCACCACCTCCATGGTCGCCTCCACCGTCACCGGCGGTCTGGACGACCTGGCCCGGCAGGCCGGGGTGCTCGCCGAGCTCGTCGAGGACGGCGAGCTGGCCGGCGTCCACTTCGAGGGGCCGTTCATCTCCACCCACCGCTGCGGTGCGCACCAGCCCGAGCTGCTGCGCGACCCCGATCCGGCCGATGTGCGCAAGCTCCTCGACGCCGCGCGCGGCACGGCCCGGATGATGACCCTCGCGCCCGAGCTGCCCGGCGGTCTGGAGTCGGTACGGCTGCTCGCCGACGCCGGTGTGATCGCGGCCGTCGGCCACACCGACTCGTCCTACGACGCCACCCGCGAGGCCATCGACGCGGGCGCCACCGTCGCCACCCACCTCTTCAACGCGATGCCCGGCCTCGGCCACCGCGCGCCGGGCCCGGTCGCGGCCCTTCTGGAGGACGAGCGGGTCACCGTCGAGCTGATCAACGACGGCACCCATCTGCACGCCGCGGTCCTCCAGTTGGCCTTCCGCTCCGCGGGCGCCGGACGCGTCGCCTTCATCACGGACGCGATGGGCGCGGCCGGGATGTCCGACGGGAGCTATCCGCTCGGCCCGATGCGGGTCGAGGTGACGGACGGTGTCGCACGGATCAGCGAGGGACCGACGGCGGGATCCATCGCCGGCTCCACGCTCACCCTGGACCGCGTCTTCCGACGCGCCGTCACCTTCGACGGCCTGACGGTAGATCAGGCCGTGCAGGCACTTTCGGCCAACCCGGCCCACCTCCTGGGCATCGACGACCGTACCGGCTCCCTGGAGCCGGGCAAGGACGCCGACCTGGTGGTGCTGGACGACAGGTACGAGCTCGCGGGCGTGATGCGCCGGGGTGAGTGGCTGGTGACCCCGCCGGGGGTCTGA
- a CDS encoding helix-turn-helix domain-containing protein, producing the protein MVRTPLTPWERERGERLGALLRAARGERSMVEVAARAGLSAETLRKIETGRAPTPAFFTVAALAGTLGLSLDEVAALATPPEAAEGAVA; encoded by the coding sequence ATGGTGCGTACTCCACTGACCCCCTGGGAACGCGAACGCGGCGAGCGGCTGGGCGCGCTGCTGCGTGCCGCGCGTGGCGAGCGGAGCATGGTCGAGGTCGCGGCGCGGGCGGGGCTGTCCGCCGAAACGCTGCGCAAAATCGAGACGGGGCGCGCGCCGACCCCGGCGTTCTTCACGGTCGCCGCGCTCGCCGGCACGCTGGGGCTCTCGCTCGACGAGGTGGCGGCGCTGGCCACGCCCCCTGAGGCGGCGGAAGGTGCGGTCGCCTGA
- the arfB gene encoding alternative ribosome rescue aminoacyl-tRNA hydrolase ArfB, producing MSGPYVIRGSVVLPEAELVWRFSRSSGPGGQHVNTSDSQVELRFDLSRTQALPPVWKERALERLAGRLADGVVSVRASDHRSQWRNRETAAVRMATLLAEATAPPPKPRRKSRIPRGINERRLREKKQRGETKRGRSGRDWR from the coding sequence ATGTCCGGGCCCTATGTCATCCGCGGTTCGGTCGTCCTTCCAGAGGCCGAGCTCGTATGGCGTTTCTCGCGGTCCTCCGGTCCGGGCGGCCAGCACGTCAATACCAGCGACAGCCAGGTCGAATTGCGCTTCGATCTGAGCAGGACGCAGGCGCTGCCGCCGGTGTGGAAGGAGCGCGCCCTGGAGCGGCTGGCCGGCCGGCTGGCCGACGGTGTGGTGTCCGTACGCGCCTCGGACCACCGCTCCCAGTGGCGCAACCGCGAGACCGCGGCCGTCCGGATGGCCACGCTGCTCGCCGAGGCCACCGCCCCGCCGCCCAAGCCGCGCCGTAAGTCGCGGATCCCCCGGGGCATCAACGAGCGGCGGCTGCGGGAGAAGAAGCAGCGCGGCGAGACGAAGCGCGGCCGCTCGGGCCGCGACTGGCGCTGA
- a CDS encoding pentapeptide repeat-containing protein — translation MRAVRRPEVRLPELEPYGGGELETEGDYDGLEFADADWAGQDARGARFMDCAVRRCALDETVLNRARIFDSVLSGVRGVGTDLSQVSLRDVEVSDARLGGSQLHGAVWERVVVRGGKIDFPNLRQARLRDVAFEGCVLVEADFSGAELERVTFDDCTLARMDFTGARMKDVDLRGAAAVDIARGIDRLSGAVISASQLFDLAPAFAAQIGVRVE, via the coding sequence GTGCGGGCGGTACGGCGACCGGAGGTGCGGTTGCCGGAGCTGGAGCCCTATGGCGGTGGGGAGTTGGAGACCGAGGGGGATTACGACGGGCTGGAGTTCGCCGACGCCGACTGGGCGGGGCAGGACGCGCGCGGTGCGCGGTTCATGGACTGTGCGGTGCGGCGCTGCGCGCTGGACGAGACGGTGCTGAACCGGGCGCGGATCTTCGACAGTGTGCTGAGCGGTGTGCGCGGGGTCGGGACGGATCTGTCGCAGGTGTCACTGCGCGATGTGGAGGTGTCCGACGCCCGGCTCGGCGGTTCGCAGCTGCATGGTGCGGTGTGGGAACGGGTCGTGGTGCGTGGCGGGAAGATCGACTTTCCGAATCTGCGGCAGGCGAGGCTGCGGGATGTCGCCTTCGAGGGGTGTGTGCTGGTCGAGGCGGATTTCTCGGGTGCGGAGCTGGAGCGGGTGACGTTCGACGACTGCACCCTCGCGCGGATGGATTTCACGGGGGCGCGGATGAAGGACGTCGATCTGCGCGGTGCGGCCGCGGTGGATATCGCGCGGGGCATCGACCGGCTGTCGGGCGCGGTGATCAGTGCGTCCCAACTGTTCGATCTGGCACCGGCGTTCGCGGCGCAGATAGGCGTGCGAGTGGAGTGA
- the map gene encoding type I methionyl aminopeptidase yields MVEIKTDAALDAMRAAGRVVADALAAVRAAAAPGVRLLDLDEVARTVLREAGATSPFLGYRPSFAPTPFPAVICASVNDAIVHGIPDRHRLRDGDLVSIDCGAVVDGWAGDAAVSFTVGTPRPEDRRLMDVTRQALAAGIAAAVVGARIGDISHAIGSVGRAAGYGIPEGFGGHGIGRRMHEDPPVPNDGRPGRGFVLRHGLVLAIEPMFLSGGRDGYAPDGDGWTLRTTDGSRAAHFEHTVAVTEEGPRVLTVT; encoded by the coding sequence ATGGTGGAAATCAAGACAGATGCCGCGCTGGACGCGATGCGGGCGGCCGGGCGGGTCGTGGCCGACGCCCTGGCGGCGGTGCGCGCGGCGGCCGCCCCCGGCGTACGGCTGCTGGACCTGGACGAGGTCGCCCGTACGGTGCTGCGCGAGGCCGGCGCCACCTCGCCCTTCCTCGGCTACCGGCCCTCCTTCGCGCCCACCCCGTTCCCCGCCGTCATCTGCGCCTCCGTCAACGACGCGATCGTGCACGGCATTCCGGACCGCCACCGGCTGCGCGACGGCGACCTGGTCAGCATCGACTGCGGCGCGGTCGTGGACGGCTGGGCGGGCGACGCGGCCGTCAGCTTCACGGTCGGCACGCCCCGGCCCGAGGACCGCCGGCTGATGGACGTCACCCGTCAGGCGCTGGCGGCGGGCATCGCGGCTGCCGTGGTCGGCGCCCGGATCGGCGATATCTCGCATGCGATCGGCAGCGTCGGACGGGCGGCCGGCTACGGCATCCCGGAGGGTTTCGGCGGCCATGGCATCGGCCGCCGGATGCACGAGGACCCGCCGGTCCCCAACGACGGCCGCCCCGGCCGCGGCTTCGTCCTCCGCCACGGCCTCGTCCTCGCCATCGAGCCGATGTTCCTGTCCGGCGGCCGGGACGGTTATGCCCCGGACGGCGACGGCTGGACACTGCGCACCACGGACGGCAGCCGCGCCGCCCACTTCGAACACACCGTGGCGGTGACGGAGGAAGGGCCGCGGGTGCTGACGGTGACGTAA
- a CDS encoding flavin reductase family protein, whose product MFTKTPAAEPADGPAATATPAVSPASVPGGATIPHSEGVSEEEFRAALSRLAAGVVLITAHDPDDGPRGEDVGMTATAFLSVSLDPPLVMVSVRNDSRMDDLLAHQPLWAVSVLSESQRQIAGRFAMKGRISDRLLFEGIPHVRGEAAGAPLISGALATLECRTEQRIVAGDHTLVIGRVLSSSVRDEDGGPLTYFRGKYRQLG is encoded by the coding sequence GTGTTCACGAAAACGCCAGCCGCAGAGCCCGCCGACGGGCCCGCCGCCACCGCCACACCCGCCGTCTCTCCGGCATCCGTGCCGGGCGGGGCGACGATCCCCCATTCTGAGGGGGTGAGTGAGGAAGAATTCCGTGCCGCCCTGTCCCGTCTCGCCGCCGGCGTGGTGCTGATCACCGCTCATGACCCGGACGACGGGCCGCGCGGCGAGGACGTCGGCATGACCGCCACCGCGTTCCTGTCGGTGTCGCTCGACCCGCCCCTGGTGATGGTGAGCGTTCGCAACGACTCACGTATGGACGACCTGCTGGCGCACCAGCCCCTGTGGGCGGTCTCGGTACTGTCGGAGAGCCAGCGTCAGATTGCCGGGCGATTCGCCATGAAGGGCCGTATCAGCGACCGACTGCTCTTCGAGGGCATTCCTCACGTACGCGGCGAAGCGGCCGGGGCACCACTCATCAGCGGTGCGCTGGCGACCCTGGAGTGCCGGACCGAGCAGCGGATCGTGGCCGGCGACCACACCCTCGTCATCGGCCGTGTGCTCAGCTCTTCGGTCAGGGACGAGGACGGCGGACCGCTGACGTATTTCCGGGGGAAGTACCGGCAGTTGGGGTGA
- a CDS encoding TerD family protein, whose product MAVSLSKGGNVSLTKEAPGLTAVTVGLGWDVRTTTGTDFDLDASAIAVNPSGKVYSDQHFVFFNNKTTPDQSIVHTGDNVTGQGEGDDEQINVNLAALPADVEKIVFPVSIYDAENRSQNFGQVRNAFIRIVNQAGGAEIARYDLSEDAATETAMVFGELYRNGAEWKFRAVGQGYASGLVGIAQDFGVNV is encoded by the coding sequence ATGGCTGTAAGCCTGTCCAAGGGCGGCAACGTCTCGCTCACCAAGGAGGCCCCGGGACTGACCGCCGTCACGGTCGGCCTCGGCTGGGACGTCCGCACCACGACCGGCACGGACTTCGACCTCGACGCGAGCGCGATCGCGGTCAACCCGAGCGGCAAGGTCTACTCCGACCAGCACTTCGTCTTCTTCAACAACAAGACCACGCCGGACCAGTCCATCGTGCACACCGGTGACAACGTCACCGGCCAGGGCGAGGGCGACGACGAGCAGATCAACGTCAACCTGGCGGCCCTGCCGGCCGATGTGGAGAAGATCGTCTTCCCGGTCTCGATCTACGACGCGGAGAACCGCAGCCAGAACTTCGGCCAGGTGCGCAACGCTTTCATCCGCATCGTCAACCAGGCCGGCGGCGCCGAGATCGCGCGCTACGACCTCAGCGAGGACGCGGCAACCGAGACCGCCATGGTCTTCGGCGAGCTCTACCGCAACGGCGCGGAGTGGAAGTTCCGCGCGGTGGGCCAGGGCTACGCGTCCGGCCTGGTCGGTATCGCCCAGGACTTCGGCGTCAACGTCTGA
- a CDS encoding aminopeptidase P family protein gives MTRDDYERRMERAGQSAANAGLAGLIVTPGPDLTWLCGYRPPAVTERLTALVVAPGHRPRLLVPELERPDAERSSGAGAVDVSGWSDGTDPYAEVAKWLDPHGRYGVSDSTWAMHLLGLQRSLPGSAYSALTEALPMLRAVKDAHEVARLAAAGAAADAAYEEILGVPFAGRRECEVAADLARLLTGHGHSQVDFTVVGSGPNGANPHHEAGERIIQEGDMVVLDFGGLKDGYGSDTTRTVHVGEPGAEERKVHDIVREAQQAAFEAVRPGVACQEIDRVARRIIKAAGYGEYFIHRTGHGIGVTTHEPPYMVEGEHLPLVPGMCFSIEPGIYLPGRFGVRIEDIVTCTESSGRWLNGTDRALAVVS, from the coding sequence ATGACGCGCGATGACTACGAGCGACGCATGGAGCGAGCGGGGCAGTCGGCCGCCAACGCCGGGCTGGCCGGGCTGATCGTCACGCCGGGGCCGGATCTCACCTGGCTGTGCGGATACCGGCCGCCCGCCGTCACCGAACGGCTGACCGCACTGGTCGTCGCGCCCGGACACCGGCCGCGGTTGCTGGTGCCCGAACTGGAACGGCCCGATGCCGAGCGGTCCTCCGGGGCCGGGGCGGTGGACGTCTCCGGGTGGAGCGACGGCACCGACCCGTATGCCGAGGTCGCCAAGTGGCTCGATCCGCACGGGCGTTACGGGGTGTCGGACTCCACCTGGGCGATGCATCTGCTGGGGCTGCAACGCTCGTTGCCGGGGAGCGCGTACAGCGCGCTGACGGAGGCACTGCCGATGCTGCGCGCCGTCAAGGACGCGCACGAGGTGGCACGGCTGGCGGCGGCCGGGGCGGCCGCGGACGCCGCGTACGAGGAGATCCTGGGCGTGCCCTTCGCCGGGCGCCGGGAGTGCGAGGTGGCGGCCGACCTCGCTCGGCTGCTGACCGGGCACGGGCACAGCCAGGTGGACTTCACGGTCGTGGGATCGGGCCCCAACGGCGCCAATCCGCACCACGAGGCGGGTGAGCGGATCATCCAGGAAGGCGACATGGTCGTGCTCGACTTCGGCGGCCTCAAGGACGGGTACGGGTCGGATACGACACGGACCGTGCACGTCGGGGAGCCGGGCGCCGAGGAACGCAAGGTCCACGACATCGTGCGGGAGGCGCAGCAGGCGGCCTTCGAGGCGGTACGGCCGGGGGTGGCGTGCCAGGAGATCGACCGCGTCGCCCGGAGGATCATCAAGGCGGCGGGGTACGGCGAGTACTTCATCCACCGCACCGGACACGGCATCGGGGTGACCACGCACGAGCCGCCGTACATGGTCGAGGGCGAGCATCTGCCGCTGGTACCGGGGATGTGCTTCTCGATCGAACCGGGGATCTATCTGCCGGGCCGGTTCGGGGTGCGCATCGAGGACATCGTGACGTGTACGGAGTCGAGTGGGCGGTGGCTCAATGGGACGGATCGGGCGTTGGCGGTCGTTAGCTAG
- a CDS encoding SGNH/GDSL hydrolase family protein — MARRSTAVVLPAVVLAALPAFPVLPAVPGGLGAQEAAALAVDTGGRAGEGYDVGLYGQGSGHSRWRGAWAASPQAPTSVFSKNWSEAGFTRQTVRQVVRVSTGGTRARIELSNRYGRTPLKVAGATIARTERGASVKAGSVRPLTFGHARSATIPAGGELRSDAVGFTVRPLESLTVTLYLDEPTGPATFHLRAVATSYRAAGDHRSDVGAAAFTETSQSWYYLSGVEVSGGRAAHRDGVVAFGDSITDGSGSTVDADNRYPDELAERFAAAGRPRSIVNQGISGNQLTNSMDWAGEKAVARFREDVLNEPNVGTVILLEGINDIGMSEWDEMPGGYSPDRDVAELIAAQRELVRQAHARGVKVIGATLTPFKGAMYYTERGEIKRDALNDWIRNSGEFDGVLDLDRALADPADPDRMAAAYDIGDHLHPNDAGYRAMADVVDLNRL; from the coding sequence ATGGCGAGACGTTCGACGGCCGTTGTACTCCCGGCGGTCGTGCTGGCGGCCCTTCCGGCCTTTCCGGTGCTGCCGGCAGTGCCGGGCGGTCTCGGCGCGCAGGAGGCGGCGGCGCTCGCGGTCGACACGGGCGGCCGGGCGGGTGAGGGGTATGACGTCGGCCTGTACGGCCAGGGGTCCGGACACAGCCGCTGGCGCGGTGCCTGGGCGGCGTCGCCGCAGGCGCCGACCTCCGTTTTCAGCAAGAACTGGTCCGAGGCCGGTTTCACGCGGCAGACCGTCCGGCAGGTCGTGCGGGTCAGCACCGGCGGCACCCGGGCCCGTATCGAGCTGTCCAACCGCTACGGCCGTACGCCGCTGAAGGTGGCCGGTGCGACCATCGCGCGGACGGAGCGGGGCGCTTCGGTGAAGGCCGGTTCGGTGCGGCCGCTGACCTTCGGGCACGCGCGGTCGGCGACCATCCCTGCGGGCGGCGAGCTGCGCAGTGACGCGGTGGGGTTCACGGTCCGTCCTCTGGAGTCGCTGACGGTCACGCTGTATCTGGACGAGCCGACCGGCCCGGCCACCTTCCACCTACGGGCCGTGGCCACCAGCTATCGCGCGGCCGGTGACCACCGCTCCGATGTCGGCGCCGCGGCCTTCACCGAGACCTCGCAGTCCTGGTACTACCTCTCGGGCGTCGAGGTCTCGGGCGGCCGGGCCGCGCACCGCGACGGTGTGGTGGCCTTCGGGGATTCCATCACCGACGGCTCCGGCTCGACGGTCGACGCCGACAACCGCTACCCGGACGAACTGGCCGAGCGGTTCGCCGCCGCTGGGCGGCCGCGCAGCATCGTCAACCAGGGGATCAGCGGCAACCAGCTGACCAACTCCATGGACTGGGCCGGCGAGAAGGCCGTGGCCCGCTTCCGGGAGGACGTACTGAACGAACCGAACGTCGGCACGGTCATCCTGCTGGAGGGCATCAACGACATCGGTATGAGCGAGTGGGACGAGATGCCGGGCGGGTACTCCCCCGATCGCGACGTGGCAGAACTGATCGCCGCACAGCGTGAGTTGGTACGCCAGGCGCATGCGAGGGGCGTGAAGGTGATCGGTGCGACGCTCACGCCGTTCAAGGGCGCGATGTATTACACCGAGCGCGGCGAGATCAAGCGCGATGCGCTCAACGACTGGATCCGGAACTCCGGAGAGTTCGACGGGGTGCTGGACCTGGACCGCGCACTGGCGGATCCCGCCGACCCGGACCGGATGGCCGCGGCGTACGACATCGGCGACCATCTGCACCCGAACGACGCCGGCTACCGCGCGATGGCCGACGTGGTCGACCTGAACCGGCTCTGA
- the cdgB gene encoding diguanylate cyclase CdgB, with protein sequence METESEPYVRLATLRQLHQVVAELNTARSLADTLQTVADGAVAGLGFELSAVNLVRPDGDLVVAAVAGSAGAEALMAGRVGSRDSWDRRLSMGERWGELVFIPYTEGWVLDDDDVPQWHTAGPAPRFPDEWHPMDRLLAPMYAAPNGGGELLGVISVDRPRNGRRPGAWGQEALQMYAFQAAIAISNARLRANMQRALVRLEREQQALRASEESFRQAFEYAPSGMAVAEMGGDQHGRLLRANDALCRLLGRPASTLRRYSFSDLVHPEDIGTLLRTSAEGGRAELRLARRDSTYVWVSLRNSVVADTADGPRYLLTHVEDIEDRKRHELQLAHRASHDSLTGLPNSAELRARLGARLCSRPPGSAADAYASSGGHADPNSFRPDGTEPFGALDGVDGVGAPFDHHVHTVAPSDGPADDGSKGLAVLFCDLDGFKSINDRFGHHTGDAVLIEVARRLTSGVRDGDTVARLGGDEFVVLADGLGTADAQDLAVRLRNAIIPPIRVDGRAVRVGASFGIGWASCGMTAEEVLASADQRMYVEKRSRSKANRRAAG encoded by the coding sequence ATGGAGACCGAGTCGGAGCCATACGTCCGTCTTGCGACCCTGCGGCAGCTGCACCAAGTGGTCGCCGAGCTGAATACCGCACGCAGCCTCGCGGACACCCTGCAGACGGTCGCCGACGGAGCGGTCGCCGGGCTCGGCTTCGAGCTGTCGGCGGTCAATCTCGTCCGCCCGGACGGCGATCTCGTCGTCGCGGCGGTCGCCGGCAGTGCGGGTGCCGAGGCGCTGATGGCCGGGCGGGTCGGCTCCCGGGACTCCTGGGACCGCAGGCTGTCGATGGGCGAGCGATGGGGCGAGCTGGTCTTCATCCCGTACACCGAGGGCTGGGTGCTGGACGACGATGACGTCCCGCAGTGGCACACCGCCGGACCGGCGCCCCGGTTCCCCGACGAGTGGCACCCCATGGACCGCCTCCTGGCACCCATGTACGCGGCGCCCAACGGCGGCGGCGAACTGCTCGGCGTGATCTCCGTCGACCGGCCGCGCAACGGCCGGCGCCCCGGCGCCTGGGGCCAGGAAGCGCTCCAGATGTACGCCTTCCAGGCCGCCATCGCGATCAGCAACGCCCGGCTGCGGGCGAACATGCAGCGCGCGCTGGTCCGGCTGGAGCGCGAGCAGCAGGCCCTGCGCGCCAGCGAGGAGAGCTTCCGGCAGGCGTTCGAGTACGCGCCGAGCGGGATGGCCGTCGCTGAAATGGGTGGTGACCAGCACGGACGGCTGCTGCGCGCGAACGACGCGCTGTGCCGGCTGCTGGGCCGTCCGGCGTCCACTCTGCGCCGTTACTCCTTCTCCGACCTGGTGCACCCGGAGGACATCGGCACGCTGCTGCGCACCTCCGCCGAGGGCGGCCGCGCGGAGCTGCGGCTGGCCCGCCGGGACAGCACCTACGTCTGGGTCTCGCTCCGGAACTCCGTCGTCGCCGACACCGCCGACGGCCCCCGGTATCTGCTCACCCACGTCGAGGACATCGAGGACCGCAAACGCCATGAGCTGCAACTCGCGCACCGCGCCAGCCATGACTCGCTGACCGGCCTGCCCAACAGCGCCGAGCTGCGGGCCCGGCTCGGCGCCCGGCTGTGCTCCCGCCCGCCGGGCTCGGCCGCCGACGCCTACGCCTCCTCGGGCGGCCACGCCGACCCGAACAGCTTCCGGCCGGACGGCACCGAGCCCTTCGGCGCACTGGACGGCGTCGACGGCGTCGGGGCCCCCTTCGACCACCACGTCCACACCGTCGCACCCTCGGACGGGCCGGCCGACGACGGCTCCAAGGGGCTCGCGGTCCTCTTCTGCGACCTCGACGGCTTCAAGTCGATCAACGACCGCTTCGGGCATCACACCGGCGACGCGGTGCTGATCGAGGTCGCCCGCCGGCTGACCAGCGGCGTCCGGGACGGCGATACGGTCGCCCGGCTCGGCGGCGATGAGTTCGTGGTGCTCGCCGACGGCCTCGGCACCGCCGACGCCCAGGATCTCGCCGTCCGGCTGCGGAACGCGATCATCCCGCCGATCCGGGTGGACGGCCGCGCGGTCCGGGTGGGCGCCAGCTTCGGCATCGGCTGGGCTAGCTGCGGAATGACCGCCGAGGAGGTGCTGGCCTCGGCCGACCAGCGGATGTACGTCGAGAAGCGGTCCCGCTCCAAGGCGAACCGGCGGGCGGCGGGCTGA
- a CDS encoding carbohydrate-binding protein has product MTAGNNGADTPENDDPFAYLYRSEGGEGGGAGSAGDGAAPRQPGVPRTSYNQVRAVGQRQYGQQAAQQPYGQPSAHYAAPETLPGGDRTRTAAPPASGGQQPRRGPNGLLIGAVAVVAVVCIGIGVAMLTNGKEDKKDNAGKPDPTVGASVAPSKEPSAKPTPGQLPKGDALTMRLEGGASTAKDIPGARTTTGAYVAGMNTPGASATWTLDVDNADKYKLWVGYGVPGKDADLTLSVNGKPDPRPINMENFAHAPEGAWDKGWTKTWSYVQLNKGTNTISLSCGTDNQCEVNLDKVWLAKK; this is encoded by the coding sequence ATGACGGCCGGCAACAACGGCGCGGACACGCCGGAGAACGACGACCCGTTCGCCTACCTCTACCGCTCGGAAGGCGGCGAGGGCGGCGGCGCGGGCTCGGCGGGCGACGGCGCGGCGCCGCGACAGCCGGGGGTCCCGCGCACCTCCTACAACCAGGTGCGGGCCGTCGGCCAGCGGCAGTACGGCCAGCAGGCCGCGCAGCAGCCGTACGGGCAGCCCAGCGCCCACTACGCCGCGCCGGAGACCCTGCCGGGCGGCGACCGAACCCGCACCGCCGCGCCCCCGGCCTCCGGCGGCCAGCAGCCCCGGCGGGGCCCCAACGGTCTGCTGATCGGGGCCGTCGCGGTGGTCGCGGTGGTGTGCATAGGCATTGGCGTCGCGATGCTGACCAACGGCAAGGAAGACAAGAAGGACAACGCGGGCAAGCCCGATCCGACGGTCGGCGCGTCGGTGGCGCCCAGCAAGGAGCCGTCCGCCAAGCCCACGCCCGGCCAGCTCCCCAAGGGCGATGCGCTGACCATGCGGCTGGAGGGCGGCGCGAGCACCGCGAAGGACATCCCCGGCGCCCGTACGACGACCGGAGCGTATGTCGCGGGCATGAACACCCCTGGCGCGTCCGCCACGTGGACGCTGGACGTCGACAACGCCGACAAGTACAAGCTCTGGGTCGGCTACGGCGTACCCGGCAAGGACGCCGACCTCACACTGAGCGTGAACGGCAAGCCCGACCCCCGGCCGATAAACATGGAGAACTTCGCCCACGCCCCCGAGGGCGCCTGGGACAAGGGCTGGACCAAGACCTGGTCCTACGTGCAGCTCAACAAGGGCACCAACACCATCAGCCTGTCCTGCGGCACCGACAATCAGTGCGAGGTGAACCTCGACAAGGTGTGGCTGGCCAAGAAGTAG
- a CDS encoding 1-phosphofructokinase family hexose kinase, translating to MILTVTLNAALDITYRVPRLCPHTTHRVTEVTERPGGKGLNVARVLAALGHRTIATGFAGGGTGAALRALLAQESDVTDALVPVGGATRRTVAVVDETSGDTTQLNEPGPTVSPAEWDTFLGAYRELLGDARAVALCGSLPPGVPVDVYARLTRAARTAGVPVLLDTSGEPLRRGLAARPDLAKPNADELAALTGSTEPLRAARDTRRRGAHAVAASLGADGMLAVTADGIWQAAPPRRIAGNPTGAGDSAVAGLLSGLVEGLPWPDRLTRAVALSAATVRAPAAGEFDTETYEELLPRVVVTDHPSAA from the coding sequence ATGATCCTCACGGTCACGCTGAACGCCGCCCTGGACATCACCTATCGCGTGCCCCGGCTCTGTCCGCACACCACACACCGGGTCACCGAGGTCACCGAGCGCCCCGGTGGCAAGGGCCTGAACGTCGCCCGGGTCCTGGCCGCGCTAGGCCACCGCACGATCGCCACCGGCTTCGCGGGCGGCGGCACCGGCGCGGCGCTGCGCGCCCTGCTCGCCCAGGAGAGCGACGTCACCGACGCGCTGGTCCCGGTCGGCGGCGCCACCCGCCGCACCGTCGCCGTCGTCGACGAGACCTCCGGCGACACCACCCAGCTCAACGAACCGGGCCCCACCGTCTCCCCCGCCGAATGGGACACCTTCCTCGGCGCCTACCGCGAACTGCTGGGCGACGCACGGGCGGTGGCCCTGTGCGGCAGCCTCCCGCCGGGCGTCCCGGTGGACGTCTACGCCCGCCTCACCCGCGCCGCGCGCACCGCCGGCGTCCCCGTCCTCCTCGACACCAGCGGCGAACCGCTGCGCCGCGGCCTGGCCGCCCGCCCCGACCTCGCCAAGCCCAACGCCGACGAGCTGGCCGCCCTCACCGGCAGCACGGAACCGCTGCGCGCCGCCCGGGACACCCGCCGCCGGGGCGCGCACGCGGTGGCCGCCTCCCTGGGCGCGGACGGCATGCTCGCCGTCACCGCCGACGGCATCTGGCAGGCCGCGCCGCCACGGCGGATCGCCGGCAACCCCACCGGCGCCGGCGACTCGGCCGTGGCCGGGCTGCTGTCGGGTCTGGTGGAGGGGTTGCCGTGGCCGGACCGGCTGACCCGCGCGGTGGCCCTGTCGGCCGCGACCGTACGGGCCCCGGCGGCGGGCGAGTTCGACACGGAGACGTACGAGGAGCTCCTGCCGCGGGTCGTGGTGACGGATCATCCGTCGGCGGCGTGA